The Aptenodytes patagonicus chromosome 10, bAptPat1.pri.cur, whole genome shotgun sequence genome includes a region encoding these proteins:
- the TIPIN gene encoding TIMELESS-interacting protein, whose protein sequence is MIDPLENNLFDLPDYENTEDETFPPLPPPASPGRDDVEWAQANGDGNQQSQTKDSAVATRKAVKRPMPKLDAQRLISERGLPALRHMFDNVKFQGKGHEAEDLKTLIRHMEHWAHRLFPKLQFEDFIDRVESLGNKKEVQTCLKRIRLDLPILHEDFASNEDGGGESNGVDTATEDVLSCSGNVGELNSRSGTTLTEEQQQRIKKNRQLALERRQAKMQCNSQSQHNELSASHSEGEFNTPVAQDPADLIEDTQAAITKVAVTEAEDRDIELECASEKQ, encoded by the exons ATGATAGATCCTTTAGAGAACAACTTGTTTGATCTTCCTGATTATGAGAATACAGAAGATGAAACGTTCCCACCTCTTCCAcctcctgcctctccaggaagagACGATGTTGAATGGGCTCAAGCTAATGGAG ATGGGAACCAGCAGTCACAAACAAAGGACTCTGCTGTAGCTACACGGAAAGCAGTTAAAAGACCAATGCCTAAACTGGATGCCCAGAG GTTAATCTCAGAAAGAGGACTTCCAGCCCTGAGACACATGTTTGACAACGTGAAGTTCCAGGGTAAGGGGCACGAG GCAGAAGACCTGAAGACACTCATACGACATATGGAACACTGGGCTCATAGACTATTTCCAAAATTGCAATTTGAGGATTTTATTGACAGAGTTGAGTCTttgggaaacaaaaaggaagttcAG ACCTGCCTAAAGCGGATTAGACTTGATCTTCCTATTTTACATGAAGACTTTGCAAGTAATGAAG ATGGTGGAGGGGAAAGTAATGGTGTGGATACAGCCACTGAAGATGTACTTTCCTGCTCTGGAAATGTAGGAGAACTCAATTCTCGGTCTGGTACAACTCTCACAGAAGAGCAACAACAGCGAATCAAGAAGAACAGGCAGCTGGCCTTGGAACGTAGGCAAGCAAAGATGCAGTGTAACAGCCAATCGCAACACAACG agCTCTCTGCTAGTCACTCAGAAGGGGAGTTTAATACCCCAGTTGCTCAGGATCCCGCTGATCTTATCGAAGACACTCAAGCTGCCATAACCAAGGTTGCTGTTACAGAAGCTGAAGATAGAGATATAGAATTGGAATGTGCCAGCGAAAAGCAGTAA